The DNA sequence AGCCTATAAGAAAGCAGCCGAGATAGCGGAAGGCTGCCAGGCCAGTGAGCTGGCCGTAATCCACGTTCATCAAAGCAAGTTTCAACTTGCTACAACTTTGGGTGGAAGAAGTTATACAGTGACGGAAGAGGAGAAGGAAATAATCAGGCGGCTCTACGAAGAAG is a window from the Bacillota bacterium genome containing:
- a CDS encoding universal stress protein, which produces MKILVCTDGSESSKKAYKKAAEIAEGCQASELAVIHVHQSKFQLATTLGGRSYTVTEEEKEIIRRLYEEEKQDRNKLLEEARELFEEKGLKARTILKEGHPAHTIV